The following proteins come from a genomic window of Gottfriedia acidiceleris:
- a CDS encoding TSUP family transporter, producing MIFHIDPTLLLTLIVFGFLAAFIDSVVGGGGLITLPVLLFTGLSPAAAVATNKLAGSIGSLTSTIMFYRSGKLDLKSVYKLFPLTFIGSILGAWTVHLIEPTVLKPLMLVMLAAVAIYTIFKKDWGDTTTNKNLSVTSIILFMLLIFGIGFYDGFIGPGTGSFLIFAFLMMGFDFLKAAGNAKFLNFGSNIAALLMFMYLGQIHYAYGLAMGLAQIAGAICGSKFAIKKGSGYVRILFITVTFILLAKNTFDYLH from the coding sequence ATGATATTCCATATTGATCCGACGTTATTATTAACTTTAATTGTATTTGGATTTTTAGCTGCATTTATTGATTCTGTAGTTGGAGGCGGTGGGCTAATTACTTTGCCAGTATTATTATTTACTGGTCTATCTCCAGCTGCTGCTGTCGCAACGAACAAATTAGCTGGATCAATCGGCTCTTTAACGAGCACAATCATGTTCTATCGTTCTGGAAAGCTTGATTTAAAATCTGTCTATAAATTATTCCCACTCACCTTTATTGGTTCCATTTTGGGAGCATGGACGGTTCATTTAATTGAACCTACAGTTCTTAAGCCTCTTATGCTCGTTATGCTTGCAGCAGTTGCAATATATACTATTTTTAAGAAAGATTGGGGAGATACGACTACCAATAAAAACCTCTCAGTTACTAGTATTATTTTGTTTATGCTTTTAATTTTTGGTATTGGTTTCTATGATGGATTCATTGGTCCTGGAACTGGTTCATTCCTAATATTTGCTTTTTTAATGATGGGGTTTGATTTTTTAAAAGCTGCAGGTAACGCAAAGTTTTTAAATTTTGGTAGTAATATAGCTGCATTATTAATGTTTATGTACTTGGGACAAATTCATTATGCCTATGGGCTAGCAATGGGACTTGCACAAATAGCAGGTGCAATTTGTGGTTCAAAATTCGCTATTAAAAAGGGCAGTGGCTACGTTCGAATCCTTTTTATTACAGTCACCTTTATCTTATTAGCAAAAAATACTTTTGATTATCTTCATTAA
- a CDS encoding thiolase family protein — translation MQNVYLVEALRTPIGCFGGSLKDVGAVQLASTVVKEVWQRSGISAECVDEVVIGNVLKSGLKGNPARQAAINAGLPVSIPAITIDKQCASGLRAITLAYHQILAGDSNVVIAGGTESMSNVPHLVMNARWGQKMGDLRTVDAIFHDGLHCAIEGYHMGVTAENLVEDYRISREEQDIFALESQQKAIRAREQGKFENEIVPVTIKTKKGPILFKEDENIKNTSLEKLQTLKAAFKENGTVTAGNASSLNDGAAAVIVASEQAVREYGLKPLAKIRSVASAAVAPSIMGIGPVPATQKALQRANLTIQDIELAEINEAFAAQVLAVNKELNISEEIINVNGGAIALGHPIGCSGTRIVVTLLHELIRQKKQIGLATLCVGGGQGVSIIIEAV, via the coding sequence ATGCAGAATGTATATTTAGTTGAAGCGCTCAGAACTCCAATTGGGTGTTTCGGAGGCTCATTAAAAGATGTAGGTGCAGTACAACTAGCATCAACAGTTGTTAAAGAGGTATGGCAACGATCTGGCATATCCGCAGAATGTGTTGATGAAGTAGTAATCGGTAATGTACTAAAATCAGGACTAAAAGGAAATCCAGCAAGACAAGCCGCAATTAATGCTGGTTTACCTGTCTCGATTCCAGCCATTACAATAGATAAACAATGTGCATCCGGACTGCGAGCAATTACATTAGCCTATCATCAAATACTAGCTGGTGATTCCAATGTTGTAATTGCTGGAGGGACGGAAAGTATGAGTAATGTCCCACATTTAGTCATGAATGCAAGATGGGGACAAAAAATGGGAGATTTAAGGACAGTAGATGCAATTTTTCATGACGGGCTTCACTGTGCAATAGAAGGTTATCATATGGGAGTTACAGCTGAAAATTTAGTTGAAGACTATCGTATATCGCGCGAGGAGCAAGACATTTTTGCTTTAGAAAGTCAGCAAAAAGCGATTAGAGCTAGGGAGCAGGGCAAATTTGAAAATGAAATTGTTCCAGTTACAATAAAAACTAAAAAAGGTCCCATTTTATTTAAAGAAGATGAGAACATAAAAAATACTAGTCTAGAGAAACTACAAACTCTTAAAGCAGCTTTTAAAGAGAATGGAACAGTGACAGCTGGAAACGCTTCATCATTAAATGATGGTGCTGCTGCAGTCATTGTTGCATCTGAACAAGCAGTTCGAGAATATGGTTTAAAACCGCTTGCCAAAATTCGTTCGGTAGCAAGCGCTGCTGTTGCTCCTTCGATTATGGGAATTGGACCAGTTCCAGCAACACAAAAAGCACTGCAACGAGCAAATCTAACGATACAGGATATAGAATTGGCAGAGATAAATGAAGCATTCGCTGCACAAGTACTAGCAGTAAATAAAGAATTAAATATATCAGAAGAAATTATTAATGTAAATGGAGGAGCTATTGCATTAGGACATCCAATCGGTTGTTCAGGTACAAGAATTGTAGTTACTTTATTACATGAATTAATACGTCAAAAGAAACAAATTGGTTTAGCAACTTTATGTGTAGGTGGCGGGCAAGGAGTTTCAATTATCATAGAAGCTGTATAA
- a CDS encoding SDR family NAD(P)-dependent oxidoreductase, with translation MPAETVLITGATKGIGLEFAKIFAGHRYNLVLVARDELLLEKQAGFLKKEYGIEVNTFVGDLSNHETVESLYTYLKREGINIDILINNAGAGGLGLMTELDIKKEIECLQLNMISLTYLTRLIADEMIKRNHGKILNIASTAAFQPTPRMSMYGASKSYVLSFTEAIAEELKSTGVQVSVLCPPSTKTPLTEGLASTGTKIFIKNLMDPKAVAKCGYEGLMKNKTVIIPGFKNKLMAKSVGILPRKWVTTYIRKMIEEKV, from the coding sequence ATGCCAGCTGAAACAGTGTTAATTACAGGCGCTACAAAAGGTATTGGATTGGAATTTGCAAAGATCTTCGCAGGACATCGCTATAATTTAGTTTTAGTTGCTAGAGATGAGTTATTGTTGGAAAAACAAGCTGGTTTTTTAAAAAAGGAATACGGAATAGAAGTCAATACATTTGTCGGTGATCTAAGTAATCATGAAACCGTAGAGAGCTTGTATACATACCTAAAAAGGGAAGGAATCAATATAGATATATTGATTAATAACGCCGGAGCGGGCGGATTAGGGTTAATGACAGAATTAGATATTAAGAAAGAAATAGAATGTTTACAGCTGAATATGATTTCCTTAACTTATTTAACTAGACTTATAGCGGATGAAATGATTAAGCGAAATCACGGTAAAATTTTAAATATTGCTTCAACGGCAGCTTTTCAACCAACTCCACGGATGTCGATGTATGGGGCAAGTAAATCATATGTTTTATCGTTTACAGAAGCGATAGCCGAAGAACTAAAAAGTACCGGGGTTCAAGTTAGTGTACTATGTCCCCCGTCAACAAAGACACCACTTACTGAGGGACTTGCTTCAACAGGAACAAAAATTTTCATAAAAAACCTAATGGACCCTAAAGCAGTTGCCAAGTGTGGTTATGAAGGCTTAATGAAAAACAAAACTGTGATCATTCCAGGCTTTAAAAATAAACTGATGGCAAAATCTGTTGGAATACTGCCAAGGAAGTGGGTAACTACTTATATCCGAAAGATGATCGAGGAAAAAGTGTAA
- a CDS encoding 2,4'-dihydroxyacetophenone dioxygenase family protein — protein MSNVKDVKEVVVHHAGNINVDELPWIPYFGDSKFKLLKANPVTGQTLTLLYVPAKMQLPAHFHPGTVIVYTVQGTWRYLEESWISKPGDVVYEPAGSKHTPTAVGDEDVITFNIVEGTLDYIGENGEILARDNWETFLNRYYEYCAAEGIEPVDVTKF, from the coding sequence GTGAGTAATGTAAAGGATGTAAAAGAAGTAGTAGTACACCATGCTGGAAATATTAATGTAGATGAGTTGCCTTGGATTCCTTATTTTGGAGATTCAAAGTTTAAATTACTTAAAGCAAACCCTGTAACAGGACAAACTCTTACATTATTATATGTACCTGCGAAAATGCAGCTTCCTGCACATTTCCATCCTGGAACAGTTATTGTATATACCGTTCAAGGAACGTGGAGATATCTAGAAGAGTCTTGGATATCTAAACCAGGTGACGTTGTTTATGAGCCTGCTGGATCGAAACATACACCTACAGCTGTTGGTGACGAAGATGTTATTACCTTTAATATTGTAGAAGGAACATTGGATTACATCGGTGAGAATGGCGAAATTCTTGCTAGAGATAATTGGGAAACATTTCTAAATAGATACTATGAATATTGTGCAGCTGAAGGTATCGAACCTGTTGATGTGACTAAATTTTAA
- a CDS encoding SDR family NAD(P)-dependent oxidoreductase — protein MTLTQLFDLTGKTAIVTGGGSGLGRVMAIALAEAGANVVVCSRRLEVCEEVVKEIEALGRRALAISLDVTSPESIEKGLEKAVSQFGSIEILVNSSGTVFETPAIEMPLEQWQSMLDTNVTGTFLMCQAVGKHMIKNEYGKIINISSSIGFKGVDPEAVDSVGYTTSKGAVMTLTKDLAVKWGRHGVNVNSIAPGVFTTGMNNPEIPGTLVHKAGPFIATQVPLRRLGSDLDLVGATLYFASAASDYCTGQILVLDGGLGAK, from the coding sequence ATGACATTAACACAATTATTTGATTTAACAGGAAAGACAGCGATCGTTACGGGAGGAGGAAGTGGATTAGGACGTGTAATGGCAATAGCTTTAGCAGAAGCGGGGGCAAATGTAGTAGTTTGTTCTAGGCGTTTAGAAGTTTGCGAAGAAGTCGTGAAAGAAATAGAGGCGTTAGGCAGACGAGCTTTAGCTATATCATTAGATGTAACTAGTCCTGAATCAATTGAAAAGGGATTGGAAAAAGCTGTTTCTCAATTTGGAAGCATCGAAATTTTAGTAAATAGTAGTGGAACTGTTTTTGAAACGCCAGCAATAGAAATGCCTTTAGAACAATGGCAATCTATGCTTGATACGAATGTGACAGGAACTTTTTTAATGTGTCAGGCAGTTGGTAAACATATGATTAAAAACGAATATGGAAAAATCATCAACATTTCTTCTAGTATAGGATTTAAAGGTGTTGATCCTGAAGCTGTGGATTCTGTCGGATATACAACGAGTAAGGGAGCCGTTATGACTTTAACGAAGGACTTAGCAGTGAAATGGGGGCGCCACGGCGTTAATGTAAACTCAATAGCTCCAGGAGTTTTCACTACAGGAATGAATAACCCAGAAATACCGGGAACTCTTGTACATAAAGCAGGTCCATTCATTGCTACTCAAGTTCCACTTAGAAGATTAGGTAGTGATCTTGATTTGGTAGGTGCAACCCTTTACTTTGCTTCAGCAGCATCTGACTATTGTACAGGACAAATATTAGTTCTTGATGGTGGTCTTGGTGCTAAGTAA
- a CDS encoding LysR family transcriptional regulator: protein MNIEQLIYIVEVAKYSSLSVAAQNLHVTQSTISQSITNLEKELEIKVFKRSRGHGAVPTDEGRVILKLAYEVQKKIEEIKESAKLFNSNEIGELKISSLPGLMTFLVKAISIFSHDYPHVNLEVTEKSGTSVIDDVRQHKTDFGLITYSSDLGVNMEGIAFEALLDGKQKVYVSKHSPLAILGSVTPEDIFDQTLVIYKGELMQYFIQDFFNKYKPLKILFTTNNMAGLLQAINENLAITFAPDFVMQNYPSVINGDIIPIDLVNHSTVNISLGLVRSEDKHLSTYANKYIHFLKSEIINN, encoded by the coding sequence ATGAATATTGAACAATTAATCTATATTGTTGAAGTCGCAAAATACAGTTCCTTGTCAGTAGCTGCACAAAATTTACATGTAACACAGTCAACTATTAGCCAGTCCATAACTAACTTAGAAAAAGAGCTTGAAATTAAAGTATTTAAACGTTCCAGAGGACATGGTGCTGTTCCAACTGATGAGGGAAGAGTCATTTTAAAACTTGCTTATGAGGTTCAAAAAAAAATTGAAGAAATAAAAGAGTCAGCTAAATTATTTAACTCTAACGAGATCGGTGAACTAAAAATCTCTTCTTTACCTGGTTTAATGACATTTCTCGTTAAAGCAATCTCTATATTTAGTCATGATTATCCTCATGTAAATCTTGAGGTTACTGAAAAAAGTGGTACATCAGTGATTGATGATGTTAGACAGCATAAGACTGATTTTGGGCTAATTACCTATTCAAGTGATTTAGGGGTAAATATGGAAGGGATCGCTTTTGAAGCACTCCTTGATGGAAAGCAAAAGGTATACGTTTCAAAGCATTCTCCTTTAGCCATTCTTGGTTCTGTAACCCCAGAAGACATTTTCGATCAAACCCTCGTCATCTATAAAGGCGAATTAATGCAATATTTTATCCAAGATTTTTTTAACAAATATAAACCTTTGAAAATTCTATTTACAACAAATAATATGGCTGGACTTCTCCAAGCCATCAATGAAAATTTGGCGATTACATTTGCTCCTGATTTTGTCATGCAAAATTATCCATCCGTCATTAATGGTGATATTATTCCCATCGATTTAGTGAACCATAGTACTGTTAACATTTCTTTAGGATTAGTTCGATCAGAAGATAAACATTTATCTACATATGCTAACAAATATATTCATTTTCTAAAATCGGAAATTATAAATAATTAA
- a CDS encoding MFS transporter: MIFLNTPKYSWIILLILVASGMVNQVDKIIIGLVSVPLMKELHLSPSQWGLVGSSFFWFFTISSFILGGMADSKNTKKMFTWIMLIWLIVQFTTPFVSSLSLLMLSRMLLGAGEGPAISISTSIIGKWFPKHRHGIGFGAVLFGATIGPAIASPLLISLINQYSWRAAFIAMGAVGCIVLLLWVIFGKESPKDKGISTYEQEDKNTVIPNKVSWKRFLPHIFSKNFIFTAICAGCAYWLLSVQAVWFPAYFSKVQHFDGKTLKMAVSLPFLFAAICQISFALISDRIYRKTQDIRKARINLSGISMMISAICLYIGSIANSSAISILFFILAPGFAIVILSLAPAMLMEFFSPKNIGKAQGTYVALSSSTSIIAPVIFGNFIENAGTESIGYGYGFLVTSLVMFVFGLIFWIAVRPAKQPSTTIKVEEQVII, encoded by the coding sequence GTGATTTTTTTGAATACACCAAAATATTCTTGGATTATTTTATTAATTCTAGTTGCTTCTGGTATGGTCAATCAAGTTGATAAAATCATCATAGGTTTAGTTTCGGTTCCGTTAATGAAAGAATTACATTTAAGTCCATCTCAATGGGGATTAGTTGGAAGCTCGTTTTTTTGGTTCTTTACGATCTCTTCTTTCATTCTTGGTGGCATGGCTGATTCTAAAAACACGAAGAAGATGTTTACTTGGATTATGTTAATATGGTTAATCGTTCAATTTACAACACCTTTTGTATCTAGTTTATCTCTACTTATGCTTTCAAGAATGCTATTGGGAGCAGGGGAAGGACCAGCTATTTCTATTTCAACTTCAATAATTGGAAAATGGTTTCCTAAACACAGACATGGTATTGGTTTTGGTGCAGTGCTCTTTGGAGCTACAATTGGACCTGCAATTGCTTCTCCGCTATTAATCTCACTAATCAATCAATATAGTTGGAGAGCCGCTTTTATAGCAATGGGAGCAGTCGGATGTATTGTTCTACTTTTATGGGTGATTTTTGGCAAAGAGAGCCCAAAAGATAAAGGAATCTCTACATATGAGCAAGAGGATAAAAATACAGTGATCCCAAATAAGGTTTCGTGGAAGCGTTTTCTACCGCATATTTTTTCTAAGAACTTTATTTTCACCGCTATTTGCGCAGGCTGTGCATATTGGTTATTGTCTGTCCAAGCGGTTTGGTTTCCAGCATACTTTTCTAAAGTTCAACATTTTGACGGTAAAACATTAAAAATGGCAGTGTCTTTACCTTTTCTCTTTGCAGCAATATGCCAAATTTCATTTGCCCTAATTTCAGACCGCATTTACCGCAAAACTCAGGATATTCGTAAAGCAAGAATAAATCTTTCAGGAATTTCAATGATGATCTCCGCTATTTGTTTATATATTGGAAGTATCGCAAATTCAAGTGCAATTTCCATCTTGTTTTTCATCCTTGCACCAGGTTTTGCAATTGTCATTCTTTCACTAGCGCCAGCAATGTTAATGGAGTTCTTTTCACCTAAAAACATTGGAAAAGCTCAAGGGACATATGTTGCTTTATCAAGTTCAACGAGTATTATTGCTCCTGTTATATTTGGTAATTTTATTGAAAATGCAGGAACTGAGTCAATAGGATATGGTTACGGATTTTTGGTGACGTCTTTAGTCATGTTTGTTTTCGGATTAATTTTTTGGATCGCCGTGCGTCCTGCTAAGCAACCAAGCACTACGATCAAAGTAGAGGAACAAGTGATTATATAA
- a CDS encoding SDR family NAD(P)-dependent oxidoreductase: MDLKLSGKKALIVGGSRGIGKAVARQLALEGVDCTICSRNESTLNIAAEELAQETSRNIYPIVADTTDPDSILNLVEKSAEVMGSIDILINSGARVGGHEPEDFNSIKEELIIKDFEEKYMGYFRSIRAVAPYMIENKWGRIINISGLAARIGGNYFSSGPRNASVVHLTKSASMELGKHGINVNAIYPGIVDTETFRVKVTNEEAIQQVKSLNSLGRLITPEEIAYVVTFLASPLSASITGEVIPVTGGIGNTVYF; the protein is encoded by the coding sequence ATGGACTTAAAGTTATCGGGAAAAAAGGCACTGATTGTAGGGGGTAGCCGTGGTATTGGTAAAGCTGTTGCACGCCAACTAGCACTTGAAGGTGTAGATTGTACGATTTGTTCAAGAAATGAATCCACATTAAACATTGCCGCAGAGGAACTGGCACAAGAAACTAGTCGAAATATTTATCCAATCGTGGCAGATACTACCGATCCAGATTCAATCTTAAATCTAGTAGAAAAATCAGCGGAAGTAATGGGAAGCATAGATATATTGATCAACAGTGGAGCCCGTGTTGGTGGACATGAACCAGAGGACTTTAATAGTATTAAAGAAGAACTTATTATAAAGGATTTTGAAGAAAAATATATGGGGTATTTTCGTAGTATTAGAGCTGTTGCGCCATATATGATTGAAAACAAGTGGGGAAGAATTATTAATATTAGTGGATTAGCTGCTAGGATTGGCGGCAATTACTTTAGCTCTGGTCCTCGTAACGCTTCTGTCGTCCATTTAACAAAATCTGCATCAATGGAATTAGGAAAGCATGGAATTAATGTCAATGCTATTTATCCGGGAATTGTTGATACTGAAACGTTTAGAGTTAAAGTGACTAATGAGGAAGCAATTCAACAAGTAAAATCACTAAATTCTCTCGGTCGCTTGATTACTCCAGAGGAGATTGCTTACGTCGTTACTTTCCTAGCATCTCCTTTATCAGCATCAATTACTGGAGAAGTAATACCGGTAACTGGCGGCATCGGAAATACCGTTTATTTCTAA
- a CDS encoding alpha/beta hydrolase — protein sequence MLKLDSQAEKFLNALKRMPPIHELDPKTVREMLSKSPRPLINLETLSKVEDFMIPVSNDEEIKCRVYIPEGSGPFPIFIYYHGGGWVLGDIESTDASCRIIANRTQSIVVSVNYRLAPEYKFPTAVEDAYSALEWVYEHGISFNGDVTRLIVGGDSVGGNLATVVTMIARDRKGPSIVGQVLIYPPTNLEFNTESHQMFAKGFGLDREQLIWFRTHYLRNEEDKTDEYASPLIAKDLSGLPKALIITAENDVLRDEGAAYANRLKKFGVQVEYACEPGMIHGYFAHMSIFSNNIESTVSKIDNFLRSYC from the coding sequence TTGTTAAAGTTAGATTCGCAAGCAGAGAAGTTTTTAAATGCATTAAAGCGGATGCCACCTATTCATGAACTAGACCCTAAAACTGTAAGAGAAATGTTATCAAAGTCACCACGTCCTCTTATAAATTTAGAAACACTATCAAAAGTAGAGGACTTTATGATTCCGGTAAGCAATGATGAGGAAATTAAATGTCGAGTATACATACCAGAAGGTTCAGGCCCCTTTCCAATATTCATATATTACCATGGTGGGGGATGGGTACTTGGAGATATTGAATCGACGGACGCAAGCTGTCGCATAATTGCTAATAGAACACAGAGCATAGTTGTATCCGTAAACTATCGCCTTGCACCGGAGTATAAGTTTCCGACAGCAGTGGAAGATGCATATTCAGCTTTGGAATGGGTCTATGAACATGGTATTTCCTTTAATGGGGATGTCACTAGATTGATCGTTGGTGGAGATAGTGTAGGTGGAAATCTTGCTACAGTCGTAACAATGATTGCTAGAGACAGAAAGGGTCCTAGCATTGTTGGTCAAGTTTTAATCTATCCCCCAACAAATCTTGAGTTTAATACAGAATCACATCAAATGTTTGCAAAAGGTTTTGGTTTAGATCGTGAACAGCTAATTTGGTTCCGAACTCATTATTTAAGAAATGAAGAGGATAAGACAGATGAGTACGCTTCTCCTTTAATAGCAAAAGACTTAAGTGGCCTTCCGAAAGCATTAATTATTACGGCAGAAAATGATGTACTACGAGATGAAGGAGCAGCCTATGCCAATCGGTTGAAAAAGTTTGGAGTACAAGTTGAATATGCTTGTGAACCTGGAATGATTCACGGCTATTTTGCACATATGTCAATTTTTTCGAACAATATCGAATCGACGGTTTCCAAAATTGATAATTTTTTACGTTCATACTGTTGA
- a CDS encoding TauD/TfdA family dioxygenase, with the protein MSIILNEKIQGRSAWKGIDLAKDESWIYFLTDTTIAALEKAVLCVKQRGLKAPDFKKEDFPIPDLADEIKYFIDELENGRGFLLIRGLPMERYSDEEASIIYWGLGLHLGLPIIQSKNGELLGHIKNVGKDFNDNSKVRGYQTNVHLDYHTDLADVVGLLCLRKAKSGGLSSIASAMSIYNEILEKHPEYLEILYRSFAHDLRGEETPGQSPVVQSPIFSYFDGKLSCRYIRQYVQSAQTKTGILLSDEEIEAFDFIDSLTHDKNFHIDMMMEPGDMQFVNNYTVFHSRTHFEDFEEEDKKRHLLRLWLMMPNGRKIAPGFEFYIGGAPINS; encoded by the coding sequence ATGTCAATCATTTTAAATGAAAAAATTCAAGGGAGATCTGCATGGAAAGGTATTGATCTTGCTAAAGATGAATCATGGATATATTTTTTAACCGATACAACAATTGCAGCACTTGAGAAGGCTGTATTATGTGTTAAACAAAGGGGATTAAAAGCACCTGATTTTAAAAAGGAAGATTTTCCAATTCCTGATCTAGCTGACGAAATTAAGTACTTTATTGACGAATTAGAGAATGGAAGAGGTTTTCTCCTAATCCGTGGATTGCCGATGGAGCGTTATTCCGATGAAGAAGCAAGTATCATTTACTGGGGGCTTGGACTCCATTTAGGACTGCCAATCATCCAAAGTAAAAATGGCGAACTACTAGGTCATATTAAAAATGTAGGTAAGGACTTTAACGATAATTCAAAAGTACGTGGTTACCAAACAAATGTACATCTTGATTATCATACAGATCTTGCTGATGTGGTTGGATTACTATGTCTTCGTAAAGCAAAATCTGGTGGTTTAAGTAGTATCGCAAGTGCAATGTCTATCTATAATGAAATTCTGGAAAAACACCCAGAATATCTTGAAATTCTCTATCGCTCATTTGCCCATGACCTTCGCGGAGAGGAAACGCCAGGTCAATCACCTGTTGTTCAATCACCAATCTTTAGCTATTTCGATGGTAAATTAAGCTGCAGATATATTCGCCAATATGTCCAATCAGCACAAACGAAAACTGGTATCCTTTTGTCGGATGAGGAAATTGAAGCATTTGATTTTATTGATTCCCTTACTCATGATAAAAACTTCCATATCGATATGATGATGGAACCAGGAGATATGCAATTCGTTAATAATTATACTGTTTTTCATTCACGTACTCATTTTGAAGATTTCGAGGAAGAGGATAAAAAACGTCATTTATTAAGATTATGGCTGATGATGCCAAATGGTCGTAAAATTGCTCCAGGTTTTGAGTTTTATATTGGTGGTGCACCCATAAATAGCTAA
- a CDS encoding MFS transporter, producing MSRTPKYAWVILLFLVLTGMINQVDKIIIGLVSVPLMKELHLSPTKWGVVGSSFFWFFTFSSLILGGMADSKNTKKMLTWLSLVWLIVQFATPFASSLTLLLITRMFLGLGEGPAPALSTAIMGKWFPKHRHGIGFGAVLLGTTGGSAIASPLLISLIDKHGWKSAFLVMGVLGLSVLVLWLIFGKESPTEIGLTAVHQTEHNSSLPKVSIRQFFPHLFTKNFILTVLCGGCAYWLLSIQAVWFPSYFTKIQQFDSQTLKLAVSLPFLFAAFCQIGFSMLSDRLYRKTGDIRKARINLAGFMMMLSAICLYLAITVNSVTMSIVFFTLAPGFAYVILSLAPAILMEFFSPENIGKAQGAFIAFASISSIIAPLVFGYLIQHALTEAIGYNYAFGFSSLGMLILGIVFWIGVHPANQRNVINESGEQMSR from the coding sequence ATGTCAAGAACTCCAAAGTACGCTTGGGTAATCTTATTATTTCTAGTTCTTACTGGTATGATCAACCAAGTCGATAAAATTATCATTGGTTTGGTTTCCGTTCCTTTAATGAAAGAATTACATTTAAGTCCAACAAAATGGGGAGTTGTAGGAAGTTCATTTTTTTGGTTTTTTACATTCTCCTCACTGATACTTGGAGGAATGGCTGATTCGAAAAATACGAAAAAAATGTTGACATGGCTTTCATTGGTTTGGCTAATTGTTCAGTTTGCAACTCCTTTTGCTTCTAGCCTAACTTTGCTTTTGATAACAAGAATGTTTTTAGGATTAGGTGAAGGTCCAGCCCCAGCTCTTTCTACAGCAATCATGGGGAAATGGTTTCCAAAGCATAGACATGGTATAGGTTTTGGTGCGGTTCTTTTAGGAACGACCGGGGGTTCGGCAATTGCTTCTCCATTATTAATATCATTAATTGATAAACATGGATGGAAATCGGCATTTTTAGTGATGGGTGTTCTGGGACTGAGCGTATTAGTTTTATGGTTAATTTTTGGTAAAGAAAGTCCAACAGAAATTGGACTAACAGCCGTTCATCAAACGGAGCACAATTCTAGCCTTCCTAAAGTATCAATCCGACAGTTTTTTCCGCATCTATTTACTAAAAACTTTATATTAACTGTTTTGTGCGGTGGTTGTGCATATTGGTTACTGTCCATTCAGGCAGTATGGTTCCCATCTTACTTTACAAAAATCCAACAGTTTGACTCTCAAACTTTAAAACTAGCGGTATCATTGCCTTTTCTTTTTGCAGCTTTTTGCCAAATTGGATTTTCTATGCTATCTGATCGTCTTTACCGTAAAACAGGTGATATTCGTAAAGCCCGAATTAATCTTGCGGGTTTCATGATGATGTTATCGGCTATTTGTCTATATCTAGCGATAACCGTAAATTCAGTTACTATGTCTATTGTTTTTTTTACACTTGCACCTGGTTTTGCGTATGTAATTCTTTCGCTTGCTCCCGCTATATTAATGGAGTTCTTTTCTCCCGAAAACATTGGAAAAGCACAGGGAGCATTCATTGCCTTTGCAAGTATATCTAGTATTATTGCTCCACTAGTCTTCGGATACCTTATCCAACATGCACTAACTGAAGCAATTGGTTATAATTACGCGTTTGGCTTTTCTTCATTAGGAATGCTGATTTTAGGTATCGTATTTTGGATTGGTGTACATCCCGCAAATCAAAGAAACGTAATAAACGAGTCAGGGGAGCAAATGAGTAGGTAA